One genomic window of Pseudoxanthomonas sp. includes the following:
- a CDS encoding lysozyme: protein MTSVAVTASLCRKFEGCKLTAYPDPATGGAPWTIGWGATGSGIGPGVIWTQAQADNRLEQDVQKFVDSVRHMLTKPANDNQLGAMASLAYNIGLSRFSGSTLLRLFNEGKPEAAAKQFDVWTMAAGKRMQGLVNRRAAERAVFEAKP from the coding sequence ATGACCTCTGTGGCTGTCACTGCATCGCTGTGCCGGAAGTTCGAGGGATGCAAGCTCACGGCATACCCGGATCCGGCTACTGGCGGCGCGCCGTGGACTATCGGATGGGGAGCAACCGGATCCGGCATCGGCCCTGGCGTCATCTGGACCCAGGCTCAGGCCGACAACCGGCTGGAGCAGGACGTGCAGAAGTTCGTGGACAGCGTCCGGCATATGCTGACAAAGCCCGCGAATGACAACCAGCTCGGGGCCATGGCCTCGCTTGCGTACAACATCGGGCTGTCTCGCTTCTCAGGTTCGACGTTGCTGCGCCTTTTTAACGAAGGCAAGCCGGAAGCGGCTGCCAAGCAGTTCGACGTGTGGACCATGGCCGCTGGTAAGCGCATGCAGGGCCTGGTTAACCGAAGGGCTGCAGAGCGGGCCGTGTTCGAGGCGAAGCCCTAA
- a CDS encoding glycosyltransferase family 9 protein, with product MIFDLRGGHLGDVMLAMPAMRVGDGVIVAEQHRIPGLDVTWLDAGKGVQSRHAPGLHMTKAWTLAVGREPIKHRLLPRERKLLLVIAPDVDAKERQWDKWGALRNALPGAVWITGRVSRRMWMWVLNAAHTVICPDTGTAHMADALGARVIGLYGRTFQQYAPTWDSSHCIARDRVTDICVEDVLERLHV from the coding sequence GTGATCTTCGACTTGCGTGGCGGACATCTTGGCGATGTCATGCTTGCGATGCCGGCGATGCGTGTGGGCGATGGTGTGATCGTTGCGGAACAGCACAGAATCCCCGGCCTGGATGTGACGTGGCTCGATGCTGGCAAAGGTGTTCAGTCGCGCCATGCCCCTGGGCTGCACATGACGAAGGCATGGACCCTAGCAGTAGGCAGGGAGCCGATTAAGCATCGGCTGCTGCCTCGCGAACGGAAATTACTGCTGGTCATCGCCCCTGATGTCGATGCGAAAGAGAGGCAGTGGGACAAGTGGGGCGCACTCCGCAATGCACTGCCCGGTGCGGTGTGGATCACAGGCCGCGTAAGCAGGCGCATGTGGATGTGGGTACTCAACGCAGCGCATACCGTGATCTGCCCAGATACGGGAACTGCGCACATGGCTGATGCATTGGGGGCGCGTGTGATCGGGCTCTACGGGCGGACATTCCAGCAGTACGCCCCGACATGGGATTCGTCTCACTGCATCGCCCGAGATCGTGTTACTGACATTTGCGTCGAAGACGTACTAGAGAGGCTGCATGTCTAA